The window TAAACATACCCTTGGTCAAATTGGCTatttaaaatgaaaggaaataacattttttaaattggactTTCAGTGTGAAATTTCAAAACACTTTGGACATTAGCGCACAGAAGGGTTGAAACCCATCTGTGAGGGTTGCTGCTTCTATCACAACCATGTCCACACATACTTCACTCCATTCCTCGTCCGTCTCATGTCTGTAGCCAAGCAGGTGGCAGATACCGTGGGCCGTCACCACCTTCAAACACAAAGGAGACCTCGTCAACAAACCGAACGACCACGGGCTCGGAGGAGTGCGTTTGACGCCACCGCTCACAGTAAGCGCTCCGTGTAAATCGGTGCACTCCTCCCGGCACTGCCGCATGACAAACTCCACGCCCAGGAAAATGTCCCCGAGGTTCAGCTCGTCTCTGTGGAGGGGACACGGCATCTTGCCGGGTCTCAGGCCCTGCAAAGACAGTCCAATGCTGTAGActcaaaatacaatttatcGAGGAGACCTTCATGAAGTATGAAGTGTAGACTTAACCGTTCTGTTGTGGGTCAAGtgaccccattttttttaaatacttcttttcctttcggcttgtcccgattaggggttcatgccacagcgtgtcatctttttccttctaagcctatcgtgcatcttcctcactaacacctacagcttcatgtcctccctcaccacatccatcaaccttttctttggtctctctctctcactcttttgcctggcagctccatcctcagcagccttctaccaatatactcaaacTCTcacctccggacatgtccaaactatcgaagtctgctctctctcaccttgtctccaaaacaactaactttggctgtccctctaatgacctcatttctaatcctatccagcgagtacctcaacatcttcatttctgcttcctcaagtttcttcagggccacctgctccctgctttcactgcagctcacaataccatctgcgagcatcatggtccaaggggattccactctaacctcgtctgtcagcctatccattactactgcaaacaggaaggggctcagcgctccctgatacagtcccacctccaccttaaattcttctgacacacctatggcacatctcaccgctgttctactGTCCTCATTGTCGTGTCGTGATTGAAATTAGTGTTATTGAAAGCATCAGAAatgtgacatttgtttttttccccccaaataacCCAGGGACATGATATTTCAGACTGgctttaatgcatttttttttaaaaaaaaccttttggtAAAGGGTCAAATTGAACCTTCAATACTACTGTCTAACAGGAAGCTTAACCCATCCCTAATGTATCCTTATGGAATTGAAAACACAACATCATGCCTTCCATAAGCATTTCATAAGCAATACGAGGTTTGCATTGGtaagtatactgtatatgaattGACGTACCTCGTGGAATGGAAACGAGAGGACATCCGTGGGTTCGTCTTTCTTCCTGTACATTTTGTTAATGTGCTGAATCCTGCGGTTGTCCACGCAAATGACGCCCAAGTCGAACTTCTGGATACCCAGGATGTGCCTGAGCGTGTTGATATCCTTGCGGAGGCGGGCGCGACGAAGAGGCACCACCTTTTGGAGGTTCCTTACCACTACGCCCATTTCAAAAATAGCTAATCTCTTATATTTAATATGGCTTTTTTAAACATATAGGGGTGATACTGTTTGCCATTCACACTAACAACACAATAGCTGCCATGTCTGAAATCAAGGTGACACACGCTGGCGGTGTAAAGTACAAAGTAGAGGAGCTGGTAGTCTGAAGGACCATTTCCGTATGGATCTAGAGATAAacccgataaaaaaaaatccagtgcaaaatgtcttttttaaacTCTTTTAACAGCGTTTCAGTCAATGAATCACTTCGCAATGGCGGAATTCACGTTGGATGAGTAAGGACTAATGTTGCGTTCAAGATAACGGACATCTGTAGGTATTTTCATAAAACACGGCCGGCTACACAAAAAGTCTTGACGTCAGTCAAACTTTATTCCCAACCAAAGCAAATACCGTTCATTGAGATCGTCAACCACGTTTGGCCGCAACGTTTTGATGTCCCACTGTGTCGTACCCACGTGGTACGATCACGATTTACTTGTAGACCCGAATGCAACGTTAACTAGTCGTCACGGCGGAAACCGGATATTCAGTCGTGTAGATTTTAGAGATGAAATTTTGATGATTTGTGATTAAATACAAGAAAAGTACAGCACCAAGTCACGACtcttatttaattaaaaaatgtatttcttgagTCTTTGTCCTACTTggaaatgtaaatgtgtaaatcCAAATACATCAACAAAAGCGGTATGTAAGCACGTGGAGTTATTTCCATAGGAGGGCTCTAATTGGTGGAGCATATGACCAGCTCCCCCGTGTTCTTTCTCTTTCATTCTCTGATTGGTCAAAGGACCTCTGGTCATATCTTTCTATGGGGAAGCGTTCCACAATGGTCTTGCTAAGCTTGGCGGGAAATGTAGTttaatatgatttatttttaacgcTTCATCTCTTTTAAAGCACTACATTTCCCATGAGTAACATATATAAGAGGTATAAACCTTCGGAGGTTCATGAAGACGTTCATCCATACAGTGTAGAGCTGCTGTTGGCCGAGTATGACTGAAACAATGTAAGTCTTTAGAACGCCCTAATAACAccaattaaaacttttttttagatgaaaagTTTGTTGCATTAAGTTTGAAGATATTAACATTTAACTTGTCAATGTTAAAGTTGCTTTCAAAGATTGAATTTGAACAATCTTCTGTAATGAGTGAAATGAAATGACCGACAAATTAGACAACATCTCAGTATGATTCTTCAGTTTTGTCATACAcagttttgtgcatttttttttatttttgggagagGGTGATGTACAACATTCCATTCCTACTGTAATTACTTTTGTCATTGTTGAGTTTTTTTAGTCATAAAATCACTTCATCCATTCGCCACTTTGTACTTGGTTCCTGTGCTTACCCAATTAACATATTGAGCTTTTTCATCATCTTTAGCCAAGCAAGTCCTAAAATTGACAACTTAAGTCTGACTTGAGTCAAGCCACTTGACCTGTGGTTTAGTACTGTGGAGGTACTCAGTATGTTGACTTCCTTTGATGTCTTGTCCCAGGCACTTACGGAGGCGAGGGGGGCCGTACAAGACTGAGCCAGCCACAGACCTGAGGCGATGGAGGCTTTCCAATGGCGAGGGCAGGCAGACCTGGTCTTATGTGAATGATGCGGATGCCCCACAAAGGGAGCAGACCATGCTAGAGGCCCATTCTTTAGGCTTGGACACGGTGGGTGCCAGGGGACGTACAGTATTGTGGATTGCTTTTGCCTGAATCTAAAAGGAAGGTGAATTCATCCATGTTGAATTCTACTACCAAAACTGGATTTTAGGACTACTCAGTGATACCGTGtttgaaagtttgaaaaaaaattagcctCTGACACCAGTTGCACCGATAGACAAAAATTTGCATGGAAATGTCTATCatgagggtggcacggtggatcacctggtaaagtgttagcctcacaattctgagttcccgggttcaatcccggacctgcctgtgtggagtttgcctgttgtccccgtggctgtgtgggttttcttcgggcaacattaattggagactctaaattgcccctaggtgtgattgtgagtatgactgtttgtctctatgtgccctgtgattgggtggcgaccagttcagggtataccccgcctcctgcctgttgacagctcggataggtttccagcactccccgtgacccccgtgtgtcacgacccatcggaacggaggtaggacccaaatgcagaattcgggagatgcaaggtagttcggggaaaaatgtttattattagaaggtcggggatcgggcaggcagttaggtgcagcagcggtagttgggacgtcgggtgtagagagcaggtcagcgggcaggcaggagtcggtgcaCGGGAGAACGAGCAAAGCAgggaggagtatcaagggagtctgGCTTActgggtcggtcggagaacaggcgaaggtcggtacacacgggttgacgatcagggatactagagtgctggaacaggacatgaacctcaacgatgtggcggagaaccagtcgtcatcgggaataatcagcccgcaagaggcgcaggtgtgtcCCTTCCAATTAGCGCGGCCGCGGGGGCACCCGCACggcccgggctggagcagcaggatcatgacaccgttaggataagcggcaaaagaaaatggatgcatcttTATCATAAGAGTACACATGAAAAAGTCTCAGACTCGTGCGTAAAATTGAACAGAAAGTCGTCCAGTTTGTTCTGAAGCAGCAATTTGAGGCGAATTTCTAAGACTCACAGTAGGTAATTTGCTCACCTGAGCCCCAACAAACCTTACAGATGGTATATAATTTCCATTTGTCCCGAAAGACCAAGTTTGTACCCGACTCCTCGCCTGCCCGCACAGCAGCGGACGCCTCCCTGAAAGGTATGACCTTCTACAGTCACCTTCAGGCCGAGGATGGCCACTGGGCAGGAGACTACGGTGGACCTCTTTTCCTTCTACCAGGTATGACAAGTTACCAAATAAGAGAACAGTTCttatattgtcatgaaaataaacaatggtGCGTTATACGCTTCCAGGTTTACTGATTACTTGCCACATCGCTAacatccctttggaccatgccTGGAAGAAAGAGATGGTTCGATACCTACGGTCTGTTCAGCTGCCCGATGGAGGATGGGGCCTGTAAGGGAACCGTGCATTTGTCTTTTCCGCATGCAACGTGTCTTACGATCACCAACGTTAAAAGGACAACTGTATTGTATGCGTTATTTGTCGACAGACATATTGAAGACAAGTCGACTGTGTTTGGTACGGCTTTGAGTTACACCTCGCTAAGGATTCTTGGTGTCGATCCGGATGATCCTGACTTGGTTCGAGCGAGGAACAACCTGCACAGTAAAGGTTCAAAGGAAGTCCTCAATAATAGCGTTGATGTTGTTCACGCTAATATATTGCTGACCTCTAAAAATGTCgatttgaaaaagaaagttttCCCTCCCACAAAAAATTTCAAGTAGAGTAAATCCTTGTTAGCTTCTCGTACATTACAGTGTTATTAACTATATCATTTAATGCACAGCTATGACGTCTGATCTGTTAGGTCCAGTTCACATCAATCTGTTATTGTACACACTTTCTGCAGGCGGTGCGGTGGGCATCCCATCCTGGGGTAAATTCTGGTTGGCCATTTTAAATGTCTACAGCTGGGAAGGAATGAACACGCTTTTACCGGAAATGTGGTAAGACGCAAACTCGAAATACATCCTAttcaacaattcaatttattttaagttCTTTGCTATTTATGAAATGTTTAGttatcatgaaatataaaaaacgttcactgggatttttttttttgtcgatatAATCTAGTTGATTCATATACAAgggtttcatttaaaaaaaaaaaaaacaacagatttttattgacagtaCTGTATTGACAATATTTATTATTCTGCTGAATCAGTCTCACTCTTTGGAGTCTCACTATGCCTGGAAACTCACTTTATGGAAAGCATAATGTGTCCATCTGAAAATGTACATATTTCAATGAGTGACAAACACAACtccgtaaaaaaaattaaatcattgaaaaacaaagttgaataaaatgctcaaattcTCCAGTTTTTATATTGTTGCACCATGGTCCAAAATCCACCCATTTTTTAAAGGGCCTTTATCCTATATTTATGTGAGCATTTCAGAGTTCTGAAAcagcccccaccaccccccaaaaacactCATTCAGATAAAACAATTAACCCTGGACACCAATTTTCACCAATCAACGTGAAATTTGGTGGACTTGTCAATCATAATAGGGAAAAAAGTGAAGAACATGAGCCTGAAATtgaagccccccaaaaaattgtctcGTTTTAGGATTCACAAAAGGTCTTTGCTTCCACATAATGTTTTTTCGTTGTGTATGGCTCGAGTTCTTCCATTCTGGGTCATTTCATGCCAGGTTGTTCCCCACCTGGCTGCCAGCCCACCCGTCTACATTGTGGTGTCACTGCCGCCAAGTGTACCTCCCCATGAGCTTCTGCTACGCTGTCCGACTCGTCGCTGAGGAGGACGCCCTGGTCCTCAGCCTCAGACAGGTACCATAACCTATTTATTCCACAAGGGTGCGATAGAACATCACGCCGTGAAACCGTGTGTGAGCTTTCAGTCCCAGGCACAGTTTCAGATggagttgtttttgttgctcttctgtgtgtgtatgtctgtgtggggaggggggttgttggaaattacattacttgaaacaaaatatcaaaaaaaagtgattaaactatccatccatccattttcttatccgcttaccctcacaagggtcacagaagtgcttcagcctatcccagctgtcaacgggcaggaggcaggttacaccctgaactggtcgctagccaatggcagggcacatcgagaataacagtcgcactcacaatcacaccaaggggcaatttagagtgtccaattaatgtttttggaatgtgggaggaaaccggagtccccggagaaaacccacacaggcacaggagaacatgcagactccacacacgAGGGTCAGGGGtggaaccagggacctcagaactgtgaggccaacgttttccaactgatccactgtgccgcccgccattaaacaaattaaataaaaagtatcTGTCATAAGAGGAAGCACCTGTGCCCGAAATGGAACAGGATTTCgagcattttgttttgaagcagaCACTTCAGCCAGTGGAGCCATAGTCGAAAGCAGATATCCGAGACATGCACAGTAAGAAAACCAATCAGCCTCTAACACCAGTTTCAGTCATCCACATGAAATTTGTTTGACATATCTAGCATAAACCGATACATAAATAAGTGTCAAAAACTGATGCCTAAAATTGAACAAGAAGTTGACAATTTTGGCTTGAATCagccattttaaatgtgaattcTCTGTTGTGCcctttgcaaattattttttttcctccaaaaccaGTTTTACCAATCTACTTTCAGTTGAAATTACGTGCACATCTTTCATGGCTGGATGTACGGAGgtgtcagccattttgttttgaagctgCCATGTTTAAGTGATTTTGAACATCCTTTTTAGGATTTGAGAAAGGGTGGAAGAAAATGAGACTTGTACCAGTTTCACCTTTCAACATGAAATCTGTTTTGAGATTTATCATAACATGATGCCCAGATATGGGTCAAATAGCCATGCCTGGAATCGAACAGGAATTTTCCCATCTTTGGCAAATTCCTACGAGAGAATTCGAAAGGTGACCTCATTTAGGCAGGTGGTAATTTGTATATCTTTTTGCATACAATGTCATCTAATGTGGGTTTATATGTAGTGCTGGTTGTtgctttaatttttctttttcactcctCCCCACCACTTCCACATAGGAGCTTTATATCCAAGAGTATGCCAGCATTGATTGGCCAGCCCAGAGGAACAACGTGTCAGCTTGTGACATGTACACTCCTCACAGCACACTGCTGACTGTGGCCTACAGTAAGTAGCGACAACCCCGTATGATTaccaaatgcaaaaataaatgtttcgtCTCCAAGAATTTCCCCCACCCTCAGGTTGTGACTCACTACTGTTGTTCCTTCTCCGTCTCT of the Syngnathoides biaculeatus isolate LvHL_M chromosome 14, ASM1980259v1, whole genome shotgun sequence genome contains:
- the LOC133512306 gene encoding endoribonuclease YbeY-like is translated as MGVVVRNLQKVVPLRRARLRKDINTLRHILGIQKFDLGVICVDNRRIQHINKMYRKKDEPTDVLSFPFHEGLRPGKMPCPLHRDELNLGDIFLGVEFVMRQCREECTDLHGALTVVTAHGICHLLGYRHETDEEWSEMLQKESYILREYSRLTGQHLLPMMKPCHQDR